The window actcggttaatcgtgccgccacgactacttcaaaaaaagttgtgtctacctgtttggttaaccaattgtgtccagtcacgactattcacgacagcataatttacttaccaaacacaatcagacatcagtgacacaaccCTTCAATCCATTAAGCGTGAATTTTTACTGTATTGCGCATATGGCAAACAATATGCCACAAAGAATCTTGGGAATTGAAAattagtcgcgactagtgtcaaagtcgcgactatttgaggtgcgactagtccagtagtaaatttcactagtcgcccaggctggGTGATATGGCATTCTAGTTCATGTATTAATTTgagtttctgtttttttccccctcctCTCATTATTGCTTGGTTTCATTCTATCCATTTGATGTCTGATGATGCAGCACGACCAAGCCTGCGCCTCATCTTGATGGGTAAGACTCTCATGTTTGACAGCCTTCCCCCCTCCCAAAATTGGTTCTTGGTCGCTGGGCACTattgacttaaagacagtggacactattggtaattttcaaagaccagtcttctcacttggtgtatctcaacatatgcataaaataacaaacctgtgaaaatttgagctcaactggtcatcgaagttgcgagataactatgaaagaaaaaacatccttgtcacacgaagttgtgtgctttcagatgcttgatttcgagacctcaaatttgtagatctgaggtctcaaaatcaatattcgtggaaatatacttctttctcaaaaaactacatcacttcagagggagccaattctcacactgttttatactatcaacctctccccattacttgtgatcaagaaaggttttatgatgataattattttgagtaattaccaatagtgtccactgcctttaagcctggttcatactccTGCGAATTTGAAGTGAATTTAATGCACAACTCTGCCCTCGCTGCAATCTTCACTAGAGAGTTGGGCacagttcaactgctgcgaattattcttTGCGAATTGTTTACGTCatcattcgtatcgcatttgcattctcaggaagtatgaaccgggctttagactCGCTTCCCGATATTGGTTCTTGGTTCTTAGCTTATGGTTTTgctgttttaaaaattgatttgtatGGATTTCCTGAGATATAaatcatgtatttttgtaaagcaTTTTCAGGTATGTAAATCTGTTATTTTTAACTTCACAGTACAACTTTTTTGCTAATTTTTAccaaaggaatatctcatttgagaaAATTAAATACTACTTTATTTTACACCAAATacaaaagtggtggcaggatcaGACATTTTTCCAAGTGCAGTATACCGTCATTTTGGGCTTATAAACTGTGGTTTATACATTGATTTTGAACTTATTTAACTCCTGCGATTTATACGCCAAGGAGTTAATattggagagaaaaaaacagcgtacattttttacagaaagatcatttgtaaaatattctaaataaaaacattgttcttAAACGATAAAaaacctgcaaaacattcgTGTGTGTTGACAAATGTTGAAAATCCCAGGTAATCTTCCCATTTTTGTTCCGTGAATAAGCAGCAGGGAACTAGTGGGTTGTCTTTACAAAACGATTATCAACCGCCCTCATTGTTGGAGTTCAGTCCCctcagctccctctgatgaacAATCAGCGAAACTCCAGTAagactagactggtcccctgtccatTTATCCCACCGATCTGTATATGCTGATGTCAGAAAGTTTTCTGTCTGTGGTGAGTGCAATAACTTAATGTAAGGTCATGTTCTTTTCTGGCAGCATTCACACTGTGTTTGGCCAGGTGTTACAGGGTGTAGAGGTCGTGCTGGAGATTGAGAACCAGAGGGTCGATAACAAAAGCCGCCCCATGACAGATGTCCGCGTCTCAAACTGTGGGGAGCTCATCTTGAAAATCAAAGCTAAAGGTGAACATATCAatgatattgttttgttttactctaaCACCATGTACACTGATGTGTTTTAAGCAATGTACCTCAGTACTTCttaagttctgtgaaaaaaaaggaggGAAACTCATCAAATATGTAAAGTGTTTAATTTATGACGTCTCGTTTTCCACTGCAATAAAGTTAACTCTTGAACTATTCCTCTATTCACAATAGAACCcaaacagaagaagaaagtgGCTTCATCATCAGAAGACGAGTCCTCTTCTGAAGAAAGCACCTCCTCTTCAGAAAGCGAAGACGAAAAAGCCAAGAAGAAAAGGAAGAAGAGAGAAAAGAAGGAGATGAAGAATTCCAAGAGAGAAGAAAGGTAAGAAACAAATGATTTGCACAAGACGAAGTGATATCCTGGTGTCAGTACAGGATGGTATCTTTTCGAAATAACGGGGATGTGATTTTTTCCTGCTTTTAAccggaatttaaaaaaaataaattccccCACACAAAAGtaatgcataaaaacaaaacaaaaaaatatataaaaaataaattcaaactaatatataaataaagaaaatgtgtcAATGTATGTTCGTTAAACAACTCAACTTTAAACCCTTTTGTTCTCAGTTTCATTTGCTCTCATATCTTGGCTGTTTCttctttcacaacttttgaaccTAAGGGGTTTTAACAGCATTTAAAATGCTGCTTGAACTAATCATTATGTGTCACTAGTTTTATGTACACATGCAGGACATTTTTcagaaaaatacaatttgttgcAGTTGTGAaaagaaagggggggggggaattgttGTAACAAAGTGGTGTCTCATTATTGTTGtcaaaatgtttcattgattTGATGCACAGAGAAATCCCCAGGTGTTTATTTTTGctgaataatttttttgtttccagTGCCAAGGTAGAGAAGAAACAGCCCTCATTTCAGAGCGAGTTGGCGTCTCACGTCAACATCAACCCAGAGCAGATTCCAGACGTTCCAACCAACTCATTTTTGCTCAGGAGAAGTCCAGAGAAGAATAATGGGTAGGCGTCAGACCTTTTCAGCCCCGCATTCTTTTTGACCACTCAATTGTGAAGCACACATTCTCACACAACAGGAAGCTTGGgtgcaaaatttgattttacaaaCTATTATAAGTTCATTCATTTGTTCAAAAATTGCAAAATGgagacattaaaggaacacgttgccttggatcggccgagttggtctttgaaaagcgtttgtaatcgtttgttataatatgcatatgagtagaaagatgttgtaaaagtagaatagaccagctcgtccgatccaaggcactgtgttcctttaaaattggttttggagggaaaatatttgtttttgttttttccaacCTTGAAGgatgttgttttaaattatggCAGTAATACAAATTGTCTTCttgcataaccacattacttcgaattgaactgtttctcaaaatgctttatactcttgaaagctgctgtaggcttctatcGCTTTTTATCGCCATGCATTttaccaaacgtacaccttccctttaagtacgTTTTTTGTGCCAACTTCCTTTCGACAGGAATCAACGCATGCGTCGGATGACGAATCAAGTCAGGACAAAATCTGGACGCAAGGTTAAAGGGAGAGGGATGATGGTAAGTGACTTTTAGCATCTTACTTGTTATTCACCACCAACATGGTTTGGGGCTAAAGGATAATATCAagcaaggtttttctgtgctgagcaattttttgtgctgaaaggttttttgaaattggcccctgaacTCAGAACTAACTGTTCACTAACTGTTCATGATTGCATCACATAATATAAgactgcaggctggcatagtttatatacatgtatcattcAAACGACAATGGGTGATAttgactggtcagacagtaggagggttgggtgtgtactgtatagatgcattcaccacaatcaaattgcaggctggcatagtttacctatctttcaaaaccacagtgggtgGTATTGACTGGTCAgagacagtaagagggttggCGGTGTACTGCATGCGTTCGCCACATGTTATCAAATTGCAGGGTGGGCATATCCATCATTCAAAACTACAGTGTGCAAATGGTCAGTAAGTTAATATATGATTAACTTTGTCTCCTCTCCAGCGTTATCGAACCCCTTCACGATCTCGCTCTCGGAGTACAACACCCCCTCACTGGCGGGCCGAGGAGAGGAAGTACATGGCCGCTGATCGATGGCAGCCGCCTGGACGACGGAACAGCTCCCTCGACGCCAAGTGGGAGAGGGGAGCTGACCTACAACCAGCCTCGGGAGATAACAAGTAAGATTTGCAATGTCGCCCTTTTGAGATAAGTTTGGTGATTTTTATACTCGATGATGATTTCAAGCAGTTCATTTTACCTCTTGAACCCTAAAGGCACTGGGGGCCGtctcacaaagagctaagattgatcttaactgcaaatcaatcgtagtgtTAAACtagagtgtgatgtcacaatacaaatcacaacGGTAAAACTGACAAtttgtatatataaaaaatcagtgaatatttttatatcaaaagctctccattgctcgtttattTTGAGTGATGACCAATAGTGTTTGAATTGTAGATTCTATGTCACACGTGCtgtttctgactggtatcctgttcatttctgTGTAGCAGACATTTGTTGTAAgagctcgatgaaattgggcccaagtctTGGACACTTGTCAAAAGTGTACCCTGCCTTTATGATGATTCATTGTTCATGGTCAATTATCTTTGATTATAGACGTGGCAATCTTCAATCCAGGCTGGATCGCTCAGCTGACCGCGCAAACCGTGGCAGCAGAGATAACGGTCTGGGACGTCAGAGAGAGTTCGGACAGGTAGAGCAGCCAGGAAGAGCGAGAATGGAGAGAGAGCGGGGGAGACAGGTCCAGGGAAGAAGAGAAAATGTGGCAGCAGACGCCAAAGCCGACAGGGGTAAAGAGACGGAAAAGgagaaaaaacacaagaaagaCAAAGACAAGTAAGAACAATTTGGTTTTATTGCCCTTAAAGTTTTACATTGTGTCTAAATTGTTCTAGTTGACAACATGTTTTGTGTTGCTCTTAATGTCACTTGGCATAGTGGTATAGTCAATCGAGCTCAGGTTCTGATTGGTGAATCTTGAGTTGGGGTTTGGTTCTTGGTCACGACATATATGTCCTTAAGCATGGCATTGAaccttaattgcttctcttaacaCAGGTGTATAAATGGAGACCTGAGTGAAGCGAAGTGTTTATCTTGAGCGTTGGTATAAACTGTTAGCGACCATCATGCTACCAGTTTTGGCAACGGACAAGGGTGCAGAACCTAAAATCTGCACCATGAAATTGATAGAGAGCAAAATGTGACAGGATCCtgctcattaaaggcagtggacactattggtaattactcaaaataattattagcataacacctttcttggtgacgagtaatggggagaggttgatggtataaaacattgtgacaaacggctccctctgtagtgccatagttttcgagaaagaagttattttccacgaatttgattatgagacctcagatttagaacttgaggtctcaaaatcaaccatctaaacgcacacaacttcgtgtgacaagggtgtttctttctttcattattatctcgtaactttgatggccggttgagctcaagttttcacaggtttgttattttatgcatatgttgagatacactaactgtgaaggctagtctttgacaattaccaatagtgtccactgcctttaaagtttaattttagttttactaAGGCTTACATGatctaaacttaaaaaaaaatatttataaataatttgaggtgtgtttactttttttcagaTCCCATAAGAAGCACAAGAAACACAAGAAGCACTCGGACAAAGACAAAGGGAAACCGCACAAAAGTGACGCTCTGGACAGGAAGAGAGCGCCCTCTCCCAAGGCTCGCTCTCGCTCCCACTCCCCATTGACGAGGAAGAACAGGGGTCGATCTCCAGGGAGGGAGAGGGATGTGGGCGGGGCAAGCCGGCGTCGCCATTCGAGCCCCTCCCCGAGGGATGGCAGACGGAATGCTTCTAACCGAGAAATGGGTCTGAAGAATGATAACAAGTATGGAGATTTTGTTTGTACTATAAAAACATTAGCTAAACTTACAAGACTTTGGTTTTGGTCTTCAAAAagttgtgccctttgcaaaatcaaaattgccttgccctctcaaatatgaaactttgcatgcaTAACATTTGAACTTGAATGTAATGGACTTTGTGTCTGCACCACATCATGCAACACAATAATTTTGAATGTGTTTAATAGTATCAAACAAAACCTTTTTGTCTTCAGTAATTCGATCTACCATTTCAATTTCAGAGTTCGTAAATCCAAGTCCTTGAGCCCTCCGCCGAGTCGCTGGAAGCCGGGCCAGAAACCATGGAAATCAACTGATGACAAACAGGATTCAGGGTAGGTCAGGGGTCAATATGATAGGTGTGAAACTCTTTTCTTACTTTCAACATGAGGCCTGGCAGCAGCAGGGCATTCAAATCCTACCACAGTGAAACAAATGTTGGTGTTTACATGAAGAGTGGTTTGGTTGACTTGGACGAGTTTATGAAAACCATCACAAATCTTTGAGATTATGTTCATAcatgcacatggtgttacacaaaccttactaggttgtatctccaccatgcaaattttcaaatcctactctcGTGTATGATATTGCAACAACCTTAATTCAGTTCTGTCCGCCATGCTAAGTTTCAAATGCTGCTATATAAATACCTGTTTGTGACATGTTTTGACAATactgcttaaacgttttttaaatttgatgatAGAATGATGAGGGCACATCGAATTCCTGCCTTGAGGAGTCCTTCTTCCTCTCCAGCCTCTAGCGTTGGACGACGCTCCCCATCACCAATCCAGTTGAGAAGGTAAAGATTGTGACATTTGTTCCATAAAAAGCAGCTTAAAAGTACGGTCATCACTTGTTTCTTGTCAatgttaagcctggttcatacttcctgcgaaagcgaatgcgatatgaattttgATGACTGTGTTCAACTCTTGTGGTATatttgctgcaaaaacagccatgtgaggtcaaaatttgcttcgcattcgcagcaAGTAATAGTATGGACCGGCCTTAATAATGCTGTTCTATAAGTCACCTATGACATTTTCAGCTGAATGCATTGTATATTTGTTGATGAAACCTCCAAAACTTTCAAAGTATTTTCATCAAGAGTGTAGATTCCATCCATGTTTAGCAAGGTGACTGCATGTACCAACCATGTCTCTAGTTGCAACATCCACAAACAGAtagcacagaaatttgaacACCCCAATAATCACCTAAAGGTGATCATTGGAcattcataatttttttgatcTCAAATCAACTTGGCATTGAGACGAAATTTGTCACCTTTACCATTTATTTTGACCGTACTATCCGtaactttatttattataattttttctaCCCCCAGGCATGGACCCAATCAGAGTCCATCCCCCAGACATCTGAGTCCATCCCCCAGACATCTGAGTCCACAACACGACCACAGTCCCTCCAGGTCTCCTCTACCCTTATCAACAAGCAGACAAACCTGGCCGACCAGCCCATCCGAACGAGTCAAGCTGGCCACTCTAGCTCCACCATCCTCCCCTCCTAACGACAAGGGGCGATCAGGGAAAGATAAACCCTCTCGCCCGAGCTCATCCAGCGGGGAAGACTCATCGGACGAGGAGAGCAGTGACGGGGAGCGGAAACTCAACACCGGGGATCCGTACTCGACCAAGAATCGCAAGAAGTACCAGAAGGCGACCGAGCAACGCAAACGGAGCCCTACTCTGAAGGAGCGCTTCCAGTGGCAGCCACCCTCAGAGGACGAGGCAGAAGCCGGGGCAGTGATAGTTGCAGCTGAGGGGCGGGAACAAATCAGTCTGGAGAGTGCAACCCAGAAAAACAAGTCTGTTAAAAATGTGGAACCAAATCAGGTATGTCAAATTATTCAATTCACTCAAagccgttaaaggcagtggacactattggtaattacgcaaaatagttattagcataaaaaattacttggtaacgaataatggggagaggttgatagtataaagcattgtgagaaacgtagtttttgagaaagaagtaattttccacaagtttgatttcgagatcttaGATCAGATTATGAGGTTTTggaatcaagcatccgaaagcacacaactttgtatggctatttgttttcttctttcattattatctcgcaactttgatgaccaattgagctcaaattttcacagacttgttattttaggcatatgttaagatacacaaagtgagaagactgatctttgacaattaccaatagtgtccagtgtctttaaatacatgtacaagtagttGTTTGATCCACAGTA of the Asterias rubens chromosome 3, eAstRub1.3, whole genome shotgun sequence genome contains:
- the LOC117288164 gene encoding peptidyl-prolyl cis-trans isomerase G-like, with amino-acid sequence MVTSSTKQRSRCFFDITVNGTLAGRIIFELYSEICPLTCENFRALCTGEKGIGKTTEKPLHYKGTPVHRVVKDFIIQGGDFSAGNGTGGESIYGGTFSDENFDLKHDKSYLLSMANRGKDTNGSQFFITTKPAPHLDGIHTVFGQVLQGVEVVLEIENQRVDNKSRPMTDVRVSNCGELILKIKAKEPKQKKKVASSSEDESSSEESTSSSESEDEKAKKKRKKREKKEMKNSKREESAKVEKKQPSFQSELASHVNINPEQIPDVPTNSFLLRRSPEKNNGNQRMRRMTNQVRTKSGRKVKGRGMMRYRTPSRSRSRSTTPPHWRAEERKYMAADRWQPPGRRNSSLDAKWERGADLQPASGDNKRGNLQSRLDRSADRANRGSRDNGLGRQREFGQVEQPGRARMERERGRQVQGRRENVAADAKADRGKETEKEKKHKKDKDKSHKKHKKHKKHSDKDKGKPHKSDALDRKRAPSPKARSRSHSPLTRKNRGRSPGRERDVGGASRRRHSSPSPRDGRRNASNREMGLKNDNKVRKSKSLSPPPSRWKPGQKPWKSTDDKQDSGMMRAHRIPALRSPSSSPASSVGRRSPSPIQLRRHGPNQSPSPRHLSPSPRHLSPQHDHSPSRSPLPLSTSRQTWPTSPSERVKLATLAPPSSPPNDKGRSGKDKPSRPSSSSGEDSSDEESSDGERKLNTGDPYSTKNRKKYQKATEQRKRSPTLKERFQWQPPSEDEAEAGAVIVAAEGREQISLESATQKNKSVKNVEPNQEKYSSSSETNGTEDDDAAGLKMLEKQRTDLEERLAALTSQNRKIQEMMGGPGTSDEGNPEGSSDKKAHSPSRSQPTEMPVSSGISSQTKKSSSPDRRRSPRESGPSSVQKEQQSDDRDERPSRKRGYSTSSRSRSPPKRRARSRSASRSPPPRREKRASRSASPPIRSARSPRRSPRRSPRRSPRRPTSSKVQRGSPRRSLKPSRRRSRSSSGSRSPQRSPRRVARRSRTPRRSPRRVPRRSPVRKSRKSRSSSSSRSRSRSPPLRKRPVRRSHSSDRGKSRSRSRGRQTRDRRRSPSRERRRPSPRRPSPRRPSPRRRRRSRSLSHRRKSRSISRSRRSRSPLRRRRSPVRSRSRDRGRKSPPRRDRNRRNRRSYSRSASRSNSSRSRSRSAARRKRSRSYSHSSSRSSYSSRSYSSGRS